cttgcaaaaataatttctgcaGCAgaaattcgtttttcttcacatttgccaaattttggaCCGATTGTCCAATTCTCGAGTCAATATCTTCCGGTGACACGCAATCCAGGGAGTTGTATCCTTCCTCTTTTAGAATGGGAATTTTGTGCAATTCCCATCGATTCGCTGCAAAATAAGGTTGCTCTGCCTTTATCTTTAGGCTTTCGACAATACGCGATTTTAATTCGATTTTAGATGCGTCTGAAAGTTCGTCTTGCATGTAAAAATGAGTGAATCCATTGACTTCATTTCGTTTACTGCTCGACCTTTCCAACGACGGTTTCCAAATACAATTCATTGACTTGTTTGTCGCTACTCCGAGTGAAGCGTCTTCTAAatccatttccctttttttctcttctgtcAGAAATGAAGAGAAGAAACTCTCTGCCTCAACAGTCGAATCCTCAATCATAAAACAATCGGCAAAACGTCGCAGAAATGACCAGAGTGGCCTGAAATCTCCAATGACGTGAGCAACCAAGACGTTTTGAATTACGGATCCTTCTGTTACTATGCAGCCACACCCAATTTCGGCCAACATAGTTTCTGAAGTGATGTTTCTCTGTGACAAATCGAGGGCATGGAGGCTCTCAATGTGGAAGACGCTCTTCAGAATGTCGCAAGTACGACTCTTGTCCCTCTGACGGCAGGAAATGACAGCGACGCGTTGTAAGGACCTGTCACCCAGACTGATATAGTTGACCCTGGGCAAGGTAACGTGTCTTAGCAAGCTTAGATAGTGTTTCTTGGAATCGGGAACGAACAACGGGATGGCAGCTCTTCTTTCCAGCAACAGACGACAAATCTCTACAATGCCGGTCGCGTCAAATTCGCTAATGAGTTGCAAAAGTGTGTCATAAACACCGTCGTCCCAAGAATTAGGACCTTCATTGTCTTCTGCacatgagaaaaaataaataataggcctatataaataaaacagtGATAAAATTTTTCCCGAATTACTGTTGGATTCATTTTCCGTATTGATTTCCAAATTCAGTGCAATCCGAAGGCGATAGCGCAAACAGTTCATCATGGCTATTTTAAATCTGTCTCTTCCCTGGACTTGATTTTTGAAAGGTCGGTCAATCAGGAACGCAGCATAGGGCTTTTTCTTGTCGCAAGGGTTgaagttgtttatttttgaaacaacATCGGCTGATGAAATCCTCTCGTTGGGATTGGCCTTCAACATGTCTACGATAATCACGTACATGGGATGTCGCTGTTTTATTTCTGCAATGGTGAAGCACCAACGTTTAATTTGCTATTTAAATCTGGATTAGGAAGTAACGGAACATATACTTGTCAGATTGACTGGCCTATTCTTCACAATGTTTGGTAGAACATTTACAGCTGAACCAAACGGATGATCACCGTCTAATAGATAATAGCCGAAAACAAGTCCCGCAGTGAAAACGTCGCTCTTGACGGTTCCTCTTGGACGAATGTCGGGTGACGTAGTTTTACCATACtttatttcttcctcttcaaaTATCTTCACTATCTCAGGAGAAAACCAGTTATTGGTTCCTTTCACTCCACTAATGGAATGACTTCCTCTTTCGTTCACTTGTTTACTAAGTCCAAAATCGGCCCATTTCATTACGactttttttccagttgaatCCACCCAGATGAGGACGTTTTCAGGTTTAAGGTCTCGATGGATCAATCGGTTTTGATGAATGTGTGTCAATCCCTTGGCCAACTGGAGGAAAACTTCCTTTTCTGGCGGCATGGGTCCACGGTATTTTCCCGGTTTCTTGTCATCCAAGAATTTTTGATCCAGTGATGCCTGGCAAAATTCCAGCGCATAAATTCTGATTGGTTAGAACAATAATATAttagagtttttcttttttttttcctctcgtaAATTTTATACACCTGAAATCAATGTCGCTTTCAACGTGATAGCCTAGAGTTTGACGACATTTGGGTGATCTAAGTATTGCAGAGCTTCTTCTCctcctttgttgtttttaacgTTTTCGATTTGAATTCGTTTGACGGCCACTTTTCTGCCCTTCCACGTCCCTTCGTAAACGATTCCGTAAGCCCCTTTCCCTAAAACCTTTTGTCTGTCGATAGAAATCGACAGCGAAACACTTTGGTGTAAAAAACAAAGGAACATATTTTTAAGCAAATTGATTCAAATATAATTGGTGAAAgttaataaaatattcattgtTTAGttcgaaatatttaaattttaaaaacttttaccTTAATCATTTTGTTACTGTAAACTTGTAATCTAAAACAAATGACGTAGCCATTCATTTCTATGGAAATCTGCGGAAATCTGGTGAACGTGCCCAATTAActtgcccatttttttttacttagacGTTGACGACTCTCTGATAGGCTATTCTAATTATTCAATcaataattaaacttaaagTACTACTTTACGTTGAATTGGTTGCCATTTTTCGACTGGAACGAGGTGTCCTTGAACGAGAAGAGAAACGATCACGCCATCACTGTCGCAACTTGTCTCGCCGCCAACTGCTGGCGAGTTACTGAAGTTTTTGCCCCTATCTTGCCTTTCCATCGAAAACGGAAACTGGCCACGTCACCGCAAAAAAGGGCTTGTCGCCGCTTCCAAAATGATCAGGCGGAAAGTATCTTTTTCTCCGTATCGCGCTTTTGTGGTTTTATTGACATGTTGTGGACAGACTCTCCCGAAACTATCGCAAGAGCTCTTTTTTTAAGCTCTCTTTCTTTGATTCACTATTTAAtcgaatatttactgaacagttccacatcattttttcatcgtATGTTTTTTACATGATAACGTATATGACGTTTGGTTTACTGTTTACCCCCTTCGTACAATATTTCATGGACGTCTCTATCATGTTCATTGCTGATGCCAgaagtttatttttcctttatatTGTGCTGCATTTAAAAGGCATTTTTCCGGCTTCGCatagaaaaatgaatgacGAAACAACTTAAAGATTTGgagtttaaaatgaaattttatttgaatggaaaaagacagaaaaaacaaaatcaaaggaaaaaaacaaaagaaactggaCCAGCTTCTACCATCAAAATAGTCATCGCAAGGCAACAACTATTCCGATAGGCAAAACTGACGTCCAGCTTCAATTGTAACTTAACTttagtttaagaaaaaataaataaaaaattagcgAGTTCCGTTTTGAAGAATTGCGTACACTCTTTTGCAATTGGCTAGTGCACCCCAGATCGTGACGTACTTATATTCTCGACTTGGACGATAAATATGTACAGTGTGATTGTAAGCTAATTCTCTCAACAAATAATCCTCGTAAAAGATGTTTCttctcaaatttatttttggacactccATGGTAACTGGTAGGTTGTCGATAACGTCGGAGCAAGCGGCCAGTCGGCTTTCAGCATCTCCGCCGGTGATGAAAAGATTCCCATTGATAAAGTTGACACTTAcccaatattcttcttctatccTTTTGGCGTTACTCCCATGACGCCCGACAACTCGCCCGCAATCCTTATTCGATATTCCTGTGACGACAATTCGATCGACGTagacttctttttctatagtGGTTGTGATGGAAAATTCGGGTAATGCAGCCTGCGGTTGTTTAGTAGATACCTTGATGGCTTTCTTTTCATTAAAGGTGTTGGCCGGGGTATTCTCCATTGCGTTAGTTACTAGAGGCTGTGGTTCGGTCACTGGTGATTTAGCTTGAACTGCAGTGGAATTACAAGCTAAGAATGACGTTAAGATTTCAGTAATTTCAGTGACTGGAGGGGTGCTGGGCTCTTCGATTTGGAGTTGGTTGAATACCTCCTCATCGTTGCCGCATCCAACGTCCACTGTCAACtttggtttcatttctttctgattattttccatttctgcCAACTTCTGGAGGGCctcgtctttttccttttctagaCTTTTTACTTGATCCAGTAGTTGCTCGATTGTGTCTGTCTGGTTGGTAAGGGATACTCGTACTTCTTCCACTTCCGCCTTACTGGATGCAAGAAGAAGATCggtttcttctattttctgtCTCAACTGTGAATCGTTTTCGGCCAAACTGAGATTTTTCGCTTCGAGTTCAGTAATGGTTGTATTCTTTGACTCAAGCTCTTGTGTAGCCACGGCCAACTGCGAGGTGTCCAATTTTTGTTCACTTAGGCAAGTCCGCAGTTGCTCCAATTCCGCTCGACTTTCTTGATTTTGCTCTTGAAGTTTAGTGATGGCTCTGTTTTTGgataccagagcacgttgACTGGAAGCTAACTCATTGTGCACcttgtgcaattttttttcttcataacaATTATGGAGTTGCTCCAATTTCGTTCGTTTATatgcaataactctttctTTGGCTTCAATTTTTCGCATTAGCCCcgaattctcttttttcaaaaggagattTTCCCCTGTAATGTCAATAATAagactttccttttcttcgagTTCGCTCTTGGTTGTTGCCAACTCGTCGTGTACGTTCTGAAACATTTGCAGCTTTGATGAGGAGTCCGTCAATTGTGATTGAAGCAGACTCAACTCATTCTCCAAACGTTCTTTATCCAAAACAAATAGATTATTCTCATTCGCTCGACTGGATGCTAAACATGCAGTTTCGATTTCGGGGATTTCAATGACTGGAGTGCCGGGCTCTTCAATTCGCTTCAGTTGTGAATCGTTTTCGTCCAAGCTGAGAGTTTTCACTTCAAGTtcagaaatggttttattCTTTGACTCAAGCTCTCGTGTAGCCTTGGCTAACTCGCGAGTGTCCAACTGTTGTTCAGTAATGCAAACCCGGAGATTTTTCAATTCCGCCTGACCGGATAGAAGAAGTCGATTGGTATTCTCCATTTTTCGCTTAAGCCACTTATCATTTCGCATCAATCGGAAAGTTCTCTTTTCAAGTCTAGTAACGGCTCTTTTCCCTAACTCTAGCTCACGTTTAGCCATAGACAAATCTTCGTGCACTTTGTCCAGTTGTTGTTCAGCAAGGGAAGTCCGGAGATGTTCTGATTCCGCTCTACTGGATATAAGAAAACGATTGGTACTTTTCAGTTTTCGCCTTAGCTGCTTATCGTTTCTCATCAATCGGAGATTTTGTTTATGAAGTCTAGTATCGGATCTGTTCCTTAACTCAAGCTCACGTTTAGCAACAGCCAACATATCATGCACTTTGTCCAATTTTTGATTATCTAGGCAATTCTTTAATTCCTCCACTTCTGCCTGACTGGATGCGATCAGTCTATCCCTGTCTTCAATTTTTCGTCTTAGACGCGAATCCTCATTTGTCAAGCggagatttttctctttcatgtcAGTAATAagaatattctgtttttcGAGTTTGCTTTTGGTTTTTGCTAGCTCGATGGTTAGGTTCTGAAACATTTGCAGGTTGGAGTTGGATGTAAGTTGTGTTTGAAGCACATTCACGTGATTCACCAAGCGTTCTTTATTCAATAACATCAGGTTTTTCTCAATCGCTCGACTGGATTCGAGAAGTCTATCCCTGTCAATTTTTCGCCGTAGTCGCGAATTTTCATTAGTCAAGCTGAGATTTGTCTCTGTCATGTCAGAAATTagactttccttttcttcgagTTGGCTTTTGGTAGTTGCTAACTCGATGTGTACGTTCTGAAACATTTTCAGCTTTGATGAGGAGTCTGTCAGTTGTGATTGAACTAGACTCAACTCATTCTCCAAACGTTCTTTATCCAATACAATCTGATGGTTTTCTGCTATCAAACGAAGAAAACTTTGGTTGTTCAGGTCTTCTCCGCTGGGAGTCGAAAATCCATCGTTAATATCAGGTCGGGGAAGTGCATGCTGGTTAGAGCATGCAACGTCAGGTTTAATTTTATTcaggttaacagccgaacgccgAGTTTGTGATTCGGTCATTCGACTGAAGAAATCCATGATCCTAAGAAAAAGGCAAGCAAATATAGTTACTTCCAAAGTTCCGATCATTTTTAAACTGTGTGATAGTTTGTTTGCAATTCAAAACTGCGATACCTGCTAATGCCGTTGGGGTTGCTTATATAGACTTGCCAGGGGAATCCCGTTTTGCACTTTCCATTTCCACTGTTACATCAGATTTCTAATTATGTTtatgatttttaattatttgaattggTTTGAAATCATACTTTAAGGTCTAACGGACATTGTTCAATTAGTTTGGAATTGATTgcaattcatttaaatattttaattgcattttgaaatgaaaggtTTTCGGAATTCCGGTTGGGATTCAAATGTTGCCGGTCTGGACTTGTCTGGAAAACGACAGGGCGCCCATAGCGGTGAATCCACAAACTAAAGAAGTATTACGTAATAGTATcacagaattttttaattctcatcacttttgtaTGTTTATGCGTTCGGTTGTACCGTGAATATTTTAATATGTTTGAAATACGTGGGAAGAATACGtttgtatgttttttttaaattgttttaggTGTGGTACTCTCTATTTAGTTCGTGTGGTACTATATCGGCgttcaaaccaaaaaatcaatcATGTTTAATTGTTATCGAATTGAGTTTCCacgttaattatttttttggttcttCAGTTCTTCTGCATCATATCAATCTGTTTCTACTTTCTAGGTGGGTTTGTAAAAACGTTAATATAACGTTAAAAACGTTAACTAGTGAAGTCGTTAGTTTCGTCTGCTACTGTCTCAATCAGCTGAGCCCCCAAGAGACTGGTGTCGTGACCCTAAATGTTCTCGCAATTTGTGACAATTTCTGTGTTTAACAGTAACTTACATTGTTTGAAACAAGTCGAACTATTGATTTTGTCATTTCAGTTCTCGGCGATGGACTAGCAATTACGACTACTTgctgattttttgaatattacgATAGCGATTCTCGGAATCCCGAAGACGACTCCGGTCACCAGAAACTGAATTCGGCAATGGAAAAAACTGGCAATAACACCAACTCACATGGACTTGAGGAAGAAGCTGCTGTCAAATCAAGTTATTCTTCATCTCCTGAAACAAGTTCATCTGGTGGTAGTATGATTTCTTCCAAACCTCAAACAAGACAAAGAGCGAACTTAACTTTTTCTCATTGACTCTCCAACAGATGAATCTGACGGATGTGATTCTGAGCCAGACACTATAAATCCTGCTGTCGAGCTAAACACTTCAAAGGCCGGAAAGAAGACTCTCAATGGGAAAAGTAAAGTTCCAAATTGTATCAATGTTTCTGGAACAATGGCAGATGAAGAGCTTATTCGTCAACTAAAATTGCACAAAATTTCTATACCAGCAGTGACAGACTCTACGAGGCCAATTCTCATCAAACAACTGAACTATGCAGCTGCCAAACCCAAACGTAAAAGAAAGCCAAAATCTTTTGCTGAACCTATTAAAAGTTTCCAGGATGACGAGGAGGAGCAAGAAGTATATTCCATGGTGGGAATGATGATTGATTTGTTGGCTCGCCATCAAGCAAGTATGCACGTTGCTTACCTTGCAGTAACACAAGTTCGCGATTTCCTGATTCCACTTaaagagcaaaaataaaacgcCAAATTGAGGGACAAGGCAGTTCAATACCCTGTCCGGCCAGAGATCCAACCAATTGAAGGTGAAGATTTGCACGTTGGTCATCGATGGGCATTTTCGCCCGACAAATCAACAGCCCATGAAGATCGATCAGATGAGGCCTCCTCatccaacaacagcagcgtTACACCTCGTGCCTAACCCAGTGCCTCAAAAAACGCAACATGTTTGACGCCGAAGTGTaagatttcctttttattattattatctgtaGTTACTTAAGTTTCAAGTATTTTAAAGTCTATAACCAGCTGACATATATTTACAGAGTAGGGCGATTCATGGCCGGTGCGTATTCAGAAGGTAATTTTGGACAAGGCCGATAACAAGGGGGATATTTTGCATATGGCTGTTGATCGTGGTTCGCGTCAAGGTTGTGTTTACATCAAGTGTGCAAGTGCTGATGATGCCGGCAAGGTATACCACTCGCTCCACGGCTGGTGGTTTGATGGCAATTTGGTCACAGTCAAGTACCTTAGTCCCGAACAATATCAATATCGTTTCCCAGAATCAGTAAAAACAACTTTCCAACTGATGCAGCCATCCAATGTTGAGTAATTGTCTCTGTAGACCAAGTTCTGGATATCACCTTTTgagcattttttaattaattaaacaaatttcccatAGGTTAACCCCTTTTTTGACATGTTTTAACTTGAATGACACAATACAAAAGACACTTAACAGTTCTCAACTCTCATTAAGTAACACGAGCCAAAACCTAACTATTGTTCAAGAATAAATGGTCTTTTAGAAACATACAAGAATAAAGTTTATGAAATTTATTACTGCTCCTCCTGTTGTGTGTCATAAGCAAATAATTTTGGTCAAAAATTTGTTAGGCTAGTAGCTGAAAATGATGAATTCTGAAAATCAGAACTATGTCTCTGTCTGTACCATTCTGCACAAATTAATTtgcttttaattaattttcatttaattttttttttaattaaatttcaaaaagaaatgtccaaggtttattttgaattttgagcaGTTTGGATAACGGGTTAAATCGATTTTTAACTATCGATCTCTGAATTCGCATGGATATTCTTAGAAGAACtaatgtcgtctgctttttaaTGGCAGTAGGCTTAGTAGCTACTTCTGAAACTACAGTCAAGTAAATACGCTAGAACGCTAAACAATGGACATCCATAGTCTCAATAGTCTGAGAGATAGTTATCGTATGGCTGCAACCAACATGAGAATCGAGGAACTATGTCACATAGTTAATGGTATGTGTgtggtatttttgttttctatgtgTAGCCTGTATTCTCATATGAATCTTTTATCATGTAGGTATCAACAGTGGTGATGAAAACATGGAAATGACTGCAACCTACGCTGCACGTCAATTCCTCAGCTGGTATCCCAGATCGGATACCATGGGTTATTCACACATTGTCAGCTTCATCAATGCCAATGTTGTTCCAAAGCTGATAGAATTCTTGAGTCGTGTCAAGAAGTATGTCATGTCTTTATAACTTGGTTTCCAAACCTTTCATTATATGATGCCTTTATGTTTTAGCCCTGATCTTCAGTTTGAGTCAGCCTGGGTCCTCGGCAACATTGCATCAGGCACATCTGATCATACCAAAGCTGTCGTCAGTGCTGGGGCTGTTGCTGGACTCATTTGTTTGTTGGGTTCACCTCATTCAGTTGTGGCCAACGAAGCTGTCTGGGCTCTCGGTAACATCGCCGTAGACGGACCAGAGCTTCGAGATTACGTCATCGAGCAAGGCTTAATTAATCATTTGATCACCTTGATTAAACCCGATGCACCagtaagtttattttaaaattaaatacatgTGAACATTTAATAACTGAATTTCTTATTAGGTTAGGTTATTGCGTAACGTCACTTGGACTTTGTCCAACTTGTGTCGCCACAAGATCCCTCCACCCAGTGTCCCTGCCGTCCGACAACTTCTTCCCGCCTTGGCCCACCTGATCCACAACAACGACAAAGAGATTCTCGTCAACGCTTGCTCGGCTCTGTCTTACCTCACTGATAGCCCAAACGAACTTATTCAAGAAGTTGTTGACGCCGGAATCGTCCCTCAGCTCATCACTTTGCTGTACAACACTATAGTGGCCGTCATTTCCGCCACTCTAAGGACCGTGTCTAAGATTGCTGCTGGCAATGCCATCCAGATCCAAGCTCTCATCACCAACAACGTTGTTCGTCCGTTGATGGACGTGCTGGGCAAAGGCAATTTCCAATGCCAAAAGGAAGCAGCTTGGGTCATCATGAACATCACCTCGGGTAATACATTTCAGTTTTGCTGGTGCTGATTGATATTTCTAAACTTTGtctttttaatttcaggtGGCACTTTCGAGCAGATCGCTTTGTTGCaacgtttgtttgttggtgTCATGGCTCCGCTGTGCGCTTTGTTAGAGGACGCGTATGTTAGAGGACGCGTCCTCAAAGGAAGACAGCAAGACTATCTCGGTCCTGTTGGATGGCTTGGCTAATATTTTGGCCGCAGCCGAAACAATGGGCGATCTGGAGAATGTTTCCCTTCACGCCGAAGAGTGTTATGTCCTGGATCGCATCGAACTTTTGCATAATCTCCACGACGATGATAAGATTTCTGACAAGGCCCTGGCCATTCTGGAGAAGTACTTTCCATTTGACGTGGAGGCGAGAAGACGTACGTGCACGTCTCACATCCATGGAGAAGAGACTGAcgtaaaatattcttttttatagtTTCTTTTCGGTTTTATTTCGGTGATTACCGCAACTGTTCATATTCAGAGTGTTTGTGCTGACAGCTACACCATATTACTGAGATATTcaaacattatttttattttgaaatccctttctttatttcgattcatcgttttttgtttttattttcggcAGTGAGGGATGTAGATTCCAAGTTGGCTTAATCTACGTAGCCTACATCGCAGAGTGCCCATTGCGAATTCGACAACCAGCCATCTCAAAAAGCCCCCGGAAGGAGGTTATGTTAAAACATATTTACCGTTTGTaaaggcagaaaaaaaaaagaattttttaaaaatgacaaTTTACAATGAGAAACCTCCTTCCGGGGGCTTTTTGAGATGGCTGGTTGTTGAATTCGCAATGGGCACTCTGCGATGTAGGCTACGTAGATTAAGGTTTTTCACTTCTTTCC
This sequence is a window from Daphnia pulicaria isolate SC F1-1A chromosome 7, SC_F0-13Bv2, whole genome shotgun sequence. Protein-coding genes within it:
- the LOC124348632 gene encoding uncharacterized protein LOC124348632; amino-acid sequence: MPPEKEVFLQLAKGLTHIHQNRLIHRDLKPENVLIWVDSTGKKVVMKWADFGLSKQVNERGSHSISGVKGTNNWFSPEIVKIFEEEEIKYGKTTSPDIRPRGTVKSDVFTAGLVFGYYLLDGDHPFGSAVNVLPNIVKNRPVNLTKIKQRHPMYVIIVDMLKANPNERISSADVVSKINNFNPCDKKKPYAAFLIDRPFKNQVQGRDRFKIAMMNCLRYRLRIALNLEINTENESNKDNEGPNSWDDGVYDTLLQLISEFDATGIVEICRLLLERRAAIPLFVPDSKKHYLSLLRHVTLPRVNYISLGDRSLQRVAVISCRQRDKSRTCDILKSVFHIESLHALDLSQRNITSETMLAEIGCGCIVTEGSVIQNVLVAHVIGDFRPLWSFLRRFADCFMIEDSTVEAESFFSSFLTEEKKREMDLEDASLGVATNKSMNCIWKPSLERSSSKRNEVNGFTHFYMQDELSDASKIELKSRIVESLKIKAEQPYFAANRWELHKIPILKEEGYNSLDCVSPEDIDSRIGQSVQNLANVKKNEFLLQKLFLQEAKHVEVKMANRLKEEIVHEEDEKIKLIRERRRSYTRQVESNKLIQLFLSFLYSQDPCSRVLSIRMLEKELANRGEQELGPLLKTVQMLSTSYYDKLLKAVDVKDLESAKEQLHDVKSNLIESALNIEHFWRELSHLYTDTEKRSPLIQKIPQLAAQHLLDGFCLELLDGDSNLIHLQWVEEVLFQLGKLVKGKRVFVLSVMGVQGSGKSTLLNTMFGIRMRTSVGQCTRGVNMQLLAVEGRPEYDYILLLDTEGTRSPEYHGLAGSEKRDNQMATLSILLSDATIIVIPGENDAAVKEILPIVLMAYQGSQLAEENGGRLSSRIFFVYNRIDTKQKNKLDIIKQTLGTSLHEAFSQVQNMTGNSSNLKSESPFANFNLTSTDSSRIVTFVSWERSINNQLMCRVKNTEMNSSSFGNTSINV
- the LOC124348634 gene encoding importin subunit alpha-5-like; the encoded protein is MDIHSLNSLRDSYRMAATNMRIEELCHIVNGINSGDENMEMTATYAARQFLSWYPRSDTMGYSHIVSFINANVVPKLIEFLSRVKNPDLQFESAWVLGNIASGTSDHTKAVVSAGAVAGLICLLGSPHSVVANEAVWALGNIAVDGPELRDYVIEQGLINHLITLIKPDAPVRLLRNVTWTLSNLCRHKIPPPSVPAVRQLLPALAHLIHNNDKEILVNACSALSYLTDSPNELIQEVVDAGIVPQLITLLYNTIVAVISATLRTVSKIAAGNAIQIQALITNNVVRPLMDVLGKGNFQCQKEAAWVIMNITSGGTFEQIALLQRLFVGVMAPLCALLEDAYVRGRVLKGRQQDYLGPVGWLG